In a single window of the Salvelinus namaycush isolate Seneca chromosome 6, SaNama_1.0, whole genome shotgun sequence genome:
- the LOC120049095 gene encoding fibroblast growth factor 4B-like, with protein sequence MAIAQRFFIGMCNEASTHSTLTAIVLLGSLLGIVSSYPIPSRTNATLLEQRWETLFSRSVLGISGAKSDMNWETDYLMGIKRVRRLYCNVGIGFHLQILPDGRINGVHNENQYSLIEISTVERGVISMYGVRSELFVAMNSRGRLYGTKFFRDECKFKETLLPNNYNAYESSVYKGSYIALSKHGRAKRGNKATTAMTVTHFLPRLV encoded by the exons ATGGCCATTGCGCAAAGGTTCTTCATCGGTATGTGCAACGAGGCCAGCACGCACTCGACGTTGACTGCAATTGTTCTCTTGGGGTCTCTATTGGGGATTGTGTCATCATATCCGATTCCAAGCAGGACTAATGCAACTTTATTGGAGCAAAGGTGGGAGACCCTCTTTTCCCGCTCCGTTCTGGGAATCTCTGGGGCGAAATCGGACATGAATTGGGAGACTGACTATTTGATGGGCATCAAGAGAGTGCGGCGACTTTACTGCAACGTGGGCATTGGATTTCACCTGCAGATCCTCCCAGACGGCAGGATAAACGGTGTACATAATGAGAACCAGTACA GTCTAATAGAGATCTCTACGGTGGAGAGAGGAGTGATAAGTATGTATGGAGTGAGAAGTGAGCTGTTTGTCGCAATGAACAGCAGAGGAAGGTTGTATGGAACG AAATTCTTCCGGGATGAGTGCAAGTTCAAGGAGACCTTGCTGCCAAACAACTACAATGCCTATGAGTCTTCGGTTTACAAGGGCTCCTACATCGCCCTCAGCAAACATGGCCGCGCAAAGAGAGGCAACAAGGCCACCACCGCCATGACTGTCACACACTTCCTCCCCCGATTAGTATGA